One genomic region from Sphingobacterium sp. UGAL515B_05 encodes:
- the fabD gene encoding ACP S-malonyltransferase → MKTAYVFPGQGAQFVGMGQDLYNLNDETKALFEQANDILGFRITDIMFSGTDEELKQTKVTQPAIFLHSVILAKALGDSFQPDMVAGHSLGEFSALVAAGALSFEDGLKLVAQRANAMQKACELQPSTMAAILGLEDAIVENICAQVDDVVVAANYNCPGQLVISGSIEGVDKACALLTEAGAKRALKLNVGGAFHSPLMESAKVELQAAIEAVDILSPSCPIYQNVDAKPRTDPAVIKQNLIAQLTGAVRWTQTVQNMLADGATAFVEVGPGNVLQGLVKKVDRQVQTSAASVTA, encoded by the coding sequence ATGAAAACAGCATATGTATTTCCTGGTCAAGGTGCCCAATTTGTTGGAATGGGGCAGGACCTGTATAATTTAAATGACGAAACGAAAGCTTTGTTTGAACAGGCTAACGATATTTTGGGGTTCCGTATCACGGATATCATGTTTTCTGGTACAGATGAGGAATTGAAACAAACCAAAGTAACCCAACCGGCTATTTTCTTGCATTCGGTTATTTTGGCGAAAGCGTTGGGCGACTCTTTTCAGCCGGACATGGTTGCAGGTCACTCATTAGGTGAGTTTTCGGCTTTGGTAGCGGCCGGTGCATTGAGCTTTGAAGATGGCTTGAAATTGGTTGCACAGCGCGCTAATGCAATGCAAAAAGCATGTGAGCTTCAGCCTTCGACGATGGCTGCGATATTAGGTCTGGAAGACGCTATAGTGGAAAATATCTGTGCTCAGGTTGATGACGTCGTGGTAGCTGCAAATTATAACTGTCCCGGACAATTGGTTATTTCGGGATCTATTGAAGGGGTAGACAAGGCTTGTGCTTTGTTGACCGAGGCTGGTGCTAAGCGCGCATTAAAGCTAAATGTTGGTGGCGCATTTCACTCACCATTGATGGAATCTGCTAAGGTGGAATTGCAAGCAGCTATTGAAGCTGTAGATATTTTGTCGCCTAGCTGTCCGATCTATCAAAATGTTGATGCCAAGCCGCGGACAGATCCAGCGGTTATCAAGCAAAATCTTATTGCGCAGTTAACCGGTGCTGTTCGATGGACACAAACGGTACAAAATATGTTGGCAGATGGTGCAACGGCTTTTGTTGAGGTTGGTCCTGGAAATGTATTGCAGGGATTGGTTAAGAAGGTTGACCGTCAAGTTCAGACTTCAGCAGCATCAGTGACCGCGTAA